A DNA window from Argiope bruennichi chromosome X2, qqArgBrue1.1, whole genome shotgun sequence contains the following coding sequences:
- the LOC129960685 gene encoding cyclin-dependent kinase inhibitor 1C-like has product MIHIKVFLLFTVLILASCTTLPEQPPSQPAADPTTAKPEPEVSKEPVKQPHTHEEHPAENPDHSDHPGHENDPKPVKEPKHHHEGDHDHDEKGDDGHDHRQHTEQPEIKKENQEDKPKPTQSDEVKESDNETQEARFKRGLWRRRLD; this is encoded by the exons ATG atTCACATAAAAGTATTTCTCCTGTTCACCGTGCTGATCCTAGCCAGTTGTACCACATTACCGGAGCAGCCCCCATCACAACCAGCTGCCGACCCCACTACTGCCAAACCTGAACCAGAAGTCTCCAAGGAACCAGTGAAACAGCCGCACACTCATGAAGAGCACCCGGCAGAGAATCCTGACCATTCAGATCATCCAGGCCATGAGAATGATCCAAAACCAGTAAAAGAGCCCAAACACCATCATGAAGGTGACCATGACCATGATGAAAAAGGTGATGACGGACATGACCACAGACAACACACCGAACAACCAGAAATTAAGAAGGAAAACCAGGAAGACAAACCCAAACCTACCCAATCAGATGAAGTTAAAGAAAGTGACAATGAAACACAAGAAGCTCGATTCAAAAGAGGCTTATGGAGACGCAGACTTGACTAG